From a region of the Salarias fasciatus chromosome 6, fSalaFa1.1, whole genome shotgun sequence genome:
- the LOC115390267 gene encoding mucin-12-like isoform X1, whose amino-acid sequence MGKSYTTPDVSSTLTSSSSAWSTSGLSSAAQESPTVKSSYTSEEASTGTSQFTKESLTDKCSFTSSSTEWHPSGLSSTSAQSPQDESLIATNLTDTSRTTTSISSTFTTSSGLPSTSVESRQDKSVTTTNLADKTYTTPTVSSTLTSSFSESHESELPSAAVRSSRDKSFIAATHTANSVSSTFSSQPELSSFSKESSTDKTHDTNEDLNESVNTFRTKEGSVDQHLTTQSMFNPFLSLLSTQHASGVSSTIAESPQDKSLITSNHTTESHTTPSVSSTFMSSSSDQHASLLLSTINESSRAKSWTNAETPTDKSYTTNNPTSLIHSFQPELSSTTKESSTDEIHNTKEEISESRTTFTDKEGLMDQHLTSQSMFNPFPSLLSSQHASGVSSTTVESTQDKSLITSNLRSESHTTPSVSSTFTSPSSDQHAPFLPSTVEEGSRDKSWTVAERSKGRTYDTNKDTDETRTTFSTEESLADQHLTTQSVVSPFLSLLSTQHASGVSFTTAEGPQDKSLITTNLRSESPNSSSVSSTFTSSSSDQHASGLSFTIEESSRDQSWTIAESSTDKSYATNNPTSLIPSSQPELSVTTQENSTEKTHNTNQDLDETRTTFSTEESILDQQHTTRSIFSPLLSLLSSQHASGVSSSTAERLVDKSLMTSTKEETLESTSCTATLTEKGSADTFNTTPDISSAFTSSSSSRHASGLYSIIQESSIERTPDGNTDKSRSTFTTEEGLMDQHRVSQSIFSPFLSLLSSQHASDVSSTAAESLPDESLMSSYPTNTFDTTPTDSSTFTSSFFDQNASGPHSAADEGSADKSQVYKESLTYRCHPISSTVISSSQPDHSPTTDESSTDKDMDESHTTFTTKESLVDQHHIASSIFNPFLSLLSSQHAASLSPTVDENSIDISHITSNIKEELKDTSHSTVTTTGGLADRSRTTTEGSKEEYHVASTEEGPTEDSHIPKERVTDIFWTNKDRSQTPKEDSWITNESSSVKSHIISNVGDSPADRAGSLSTTQESPSDTAHIASTEEHPADKSRSTTETSIEKCQATEDDFTEKSQIASTAKEGSNHKAGTNEESSKEISHIASTKEDTARIANGRSTPSTENSIDESQIMNESPTERFLLTMKEGSKQSPPNTSHISSVKEGSTDKSHITSTKDGPADKYLSPEENSTYKAWITKETIKSKSHNTSTNKEDSKPNPTNKSHITPAKDVPTEKSDNPEESSTYKAWITNYTLKSKSHNTSTNEEGSKQSPPNTSHNSSIEEGSTDKSEITSTKDGSADKSHSLEESSTYKAWITKETLKSKSHSTSTNEEGSKQSPPNTSYISSVEEGSTDKSHISSTKDGATEVSDNPEENSTYKAWITKETLKSKSHNTSSNEESSKQSPPNTSHISSTKDGPAGKSDNSEESSIYKAWITQETLKSKSHNTSTNEDGSKPCPPNTSHISSLKEGSTDKSHITSTKDGPADNYLSPEENSTYKAWITKETIKSKSHNTSTDKEDSKPNPTNTSHITPAKDVPTEKSDNPEESSTYKAWITNETLKSKSHNTSTNEEGSKQSPPNTSHTSSIEEGSTDKSDINSTKDGPADKSDNSEESSIYKAWIAQETLKSKSHNTSTNEEGSKPCPPNTSYISSVKEGSTDKSQISSTKDGPADKYLSPEENSTYKAWITNETLKSKSHSTSTNKEDSKQSPPNKSHVSSNKDQTEKSRTAKQSSTDKSHMTSTDKSQTEESSAYKAWITKETLKSKSHSISTKKEGSADKSSVTHSISGTVTSTSSPHPASEHSSRAKDVKESSTDKSQSTEKKSPDKPRISSTAEEKSHTPKESSTDKIQATKEGSTDISHINSTTSKRSTDAAHPTSTPKESPANKPLISSTADEGATDKPQITSTSQESPADRSHSTHSVSGSNTSSSSTQTTQGLPFTAKEMSEKSGITSTKEGQTDEAQMVEESSSVKSPTAAEELADASHNASTAKHHSTAVSQTARESPTEKSQITSATNKGSTDASHITSTTEEASTDESQDVKGVRTDESPIPSAAEEGLSGTYITSSPVGSSTDNSPNTSNMKAGSTDTSQATSSTKELPTDKSGIASTAQEGSVDMSQVSSSINEGSSDQSPTDPAISSSFSSLSPSRPASGLSSTAKERLTDKPNTIQGVSSVFTSSSPSRLTSSLSTVTTTSGGTRPTPAPRTSTIAEKTHQSKLKFFESDNSAKDEEKKTTTSSLDINVGRGGKKEEAKAGQAVTVVVNVGGIGGKVTNESSDKPQHQAKASGAGEKVAAKQDGNQANKTKSSAAAFISQKLAEESANNSKPSFTTVALKNTDKPASQTETPKKPTEGVRGRVKLKVDPSILADLHPPGDPSRTSPSPSGRGEPRARTPERGGTKCAEKASPADWRSMLKPVSKETKPADAPQSSPQPPPRGAGRSSLVGPSASSQLPGPSISVTPPQPNSFQNGQKDKTANGTKTESKVSKMKPDFIPKDEILKELQQIEDNLNELEKRGVDLEMKLRSSEGEGDDDSLTDELMVEWFNLIRNKQVAMRRESELVYIGRTQELEEEQPTVEQELRRLMEKPEHLKTAWDKRREEQLMAKLVEIVNDRNAIVEGLDEDRIREGEEDEQLDKMMRTFSIKKDKPAKKKSPMSKLFSWGGKKEG is encoded by the exons ATGGGTAAGTCTTACACTACTCCCGATGTCTCCAGCACTTTGACATCCTCATCTTCTGCCTGGTCTACATCAGGgctttcttctgctgctcaggAAAGCCCAACAGTCAAATCTTCTTACACTTCTGAAGAAGCTTCGACAGGCACATCTCAGTTTACAAAAGAAAGTTTAACAGATAAATGTTCATTCACGTCTTCATCTACCGAATGGCATCCATCAGGGCTTAGTTCCACTTCTGCTCAAAGTCCTCAAGACGAATCTCTCATTGCTACAAATCTTACAGATACATCTCGTACCACTACCAGTATCTCCAGCACTTTTACAACATCATCAGGGCTTCCTTCCACTTCTGTGGAAAGTCGACAAGACAAATCTGTCACAACTACAAATCTTGCGGACAAAACCTACACCACTCCCACGGTCTCCAGCACTTTGACATCTTCATTTTCCGAAAGTCATGAATCAGAGCTTCCTTCAGCTGCCGTAAGAAGTTCAAGGGACAAATCTTTTATTGCAGCAACTCATACAGCTAACAGTGTCTCGAGCACGTTTTCCTCCCAGCCAGAACTTTCTTCCTTTTCGAAAGAAAGCTCAACAGATAAAACTCATGACACAAATGAAGACCTAAATGAATCCGTCAACACTTTCAGAACCAAGGAAGGTTCAGTGGACCAACATCTCACCACTCAGAGCATGTTCAAcccttttctgtctctgttgtcTACCCAGCATGCATCGGGTGTTTCTTCCACTATTGCTGAAAGTCCACAAGACAAATCTCTGATCACTTCAAATCATACAACCGAATCTCACACCACTCCCAGTGTCTCCAGCACTTTCATGTCTTCATCTTCTGACCAGCATGCATCACTTCTTCTTTCTACTATCAATGAAAGTTCAAGGGCTAAATCTTGGACTAATGCTGAAACACCAACTGACAAATCTTATACAACTAACAATCCCACCTCTCTCATTCATTCCTTCCAGCCAGAGCTTTCTTCCACTACTAAGGAAAGCTCAACAGACgaaattcacaatacaaaggAAGAAATCAGTGAATCCCGCACCACTTTCACAGACAAGGAAGGTTTAATGGACCAACATCTCACCAGTCAGAGCATGTTCAACCCTTTTCCGTCTCTATTgtcttcccagcatgcatcggGTGTTTCTTCCACTACTGTTGAAAGTACACAAGACAAATCTCTGATCACTTCAAATCTTAGAAGCGAATCTCACACCACTCCCAGTGTCTCCAGCACTTTCACATCTCCATCTTCTGACCAGCATGCACCATTTCTTCCTTCCACTGTCGAGGAAGGTTCAAGGGATAAATCTTGGACTGTTGCAGAAAGGTCAAAAGGCAGAACTTATGACACAAATAAAGACACAGATGAAACCCGCACCACTTTCTCAACCGAGGAAAGTTTAGCGGACCAACATCTCACCACTCAGAGCGTCGTCAGcccttttctgtctctgttgtcTACCCAGCATGCATCGGGTGTTTCTTTCACTACTGCTGAAGGTCCACAAGACAAATCTCTGATCACTACAAATCTTAGAAGCGAATCTCCCAACAGTTCCAGTGTCTCCAGCACTTTCACATCTTCATCTTCTGACCAGCATGCATCAGGTCTTTCTTTCACTATCGAAGAAAGTTCAAGGGATCAATCTTGGACTATTGCTGAAAGTTCAACTGACAAATCTTATGCAACTAACAATCCCACCTCTCTCATTCCTTCTTCCCAGCCAGAGCTTTCTGTTACTACACAGGAAAACTCAACAGAGAAAACTCATAACACAAACCAGGACTTAGATGAAACCCGCACCACTTTCTCAACTGAGGAAAGTATTTTGGACCAACAACACACCACTCGAAGCATCTTCAGCCCTttgctgtctctgctgtcttcccagcatgcatcggGTGTTTCTTCCTCTACTGCTGAAAGGCTAGTAGACAAATCTCTCATGACTTCCACTAAGGAAGAAACTTTAGAAAGCACATCTTGCACTGCTACCCTTACTGAGAAAGGTTCAGCCGACACATTTAATACCACTCCTGATATCTCCAGCGCGTTcacctcctcatcttcctctcgTCACGCATCAGGACTTTATTCCATTATTCAAGAAAGCTCAATAGAAAGAACCCCTGATGGAAACACAGACAAATCTCGTTCCACTTTCACAACTGAGGAAGGTTTAATGGACCAACATCGCGTCAGTCAAAGCATCTTCAGcccttttctgtctctgttgtcttcccagcatgcatcagaTGTTTCTTCCACTGCTGCTGAAAGTCTGCCAGATGAATCTCTCATGTCTTCATATCCTACAAACACATTTGACACCACTCCCACTGACTCCAGCACTTTCACATCGTCATTCTTCGACCAGAATGCATCAGGGCCTCATTCCGCTGCCGACGAAGGCTCAGCAGACAAATCTCAAGTGTACAAAGAAAGTTTAACATACAGATGTCATCCAATCAGCAGCACCGTCATATCTTCTTCCCAGCCAGATCACTCTCCCACTACTGATGAAAGCTCAACAGACAAAGACATGGATGAATCTCACACCACATTCACAACCAAGGAAAGCTTAGTGGACCAACACCACATCGCATCAAGCATCTTTAAcccttttctgtctctgttgtcTTCCCAACATGCAGCAAGTCTTTCTCCCACTGTTGATGAGAATTCAATTGACATATCTCACATTACTTCTAATATAAAAGAAGAATTAAAGGATACATCTCACTCCACTGTCACAACTACAGGAGGTTTAGCAGACAGATCTCGAACTACAACAGAAGGTTCAAAAGAAGAATATCATGTTGCATCAACAGAAGAGGGACCAACAGAAGATTCTCACATTCCTAAAGAAAGAGTGACAGACATATTTTGGACAAATAAAGACAGGTCGCAAACCCCTAAAGAAGACTCCTGGATCACTAACGAGAGCTCAAGTGTAAAATCTCACATTATTTCCAATGTAGGAGATAgtccagcagacagagcagggtCTCTTTCTACTACTCAGGAAAGTCCATCTGACACAGCTCACATTGCTTCCACAGAAGAACATCCAGCAGACAAATCTCGATCTACTACAGAAACTTCAATAGAGAAATGTCAGGCTACTGAAGACGATTTCACAGAAAAGTCCCAAATTGCTTCCACTGCTAAAGAAGGTTCAAATCACAAAGCGGGCACTAATGAAGAAAGTTCTAAAGAAATATCTCACATTGCCTCAACAAAAGAAGACACAGCTCGGATCGCTAATGGCAGATCAACACCCTCTACAGAAAACTCAATAGACGAATCCCAAATCATGAATGAAAGTCCAACTGAAAGATTTCTCTTGACTATGAAAGAAGGTTCAAAACAAAGTCCTCCAAACACATCTCACATTTCTTCTGTAAAAGAAGGTTCAACTGACAAATCTCACATTACCTCAACAAAAGACGGTCCAGCTGACAAATATCTCAGTCCTGAAGAAAACTCAACATACAAAGCCTGGATTACTAAAGAAACCATAAAATCTAAATCTCACAATACTTCCACTAACAAAGAAGATTCAAAACCAAATCCAACAAACAAATCTCACATTACCCCAGCAAAAGATGTTCCAACAGAGAAATCTGACAATCCCGAAGAGAGCTCAACATACAAAGCCTGGATTACTAATTACACCCTAAAATCTAAATCTCACAATACTTCCACTAATGAAGAAGGTTCAAAACAAAGTCCGCCCAACACATCTCACAATTCATCTATAGAAGAAGGTTCAACAGACAAATCTGAAATTACCTCTACAAaagatggttcagcagacaaaTCTCACAGTCTTGAAGAAAGCTCAACATACAAAGCCTGGATTACTAAAGAAACTCTAAAATCAAAATCTCACAGTACTTCCACTAATGAAGAAGGTTCAAAACAAAGTCCACCAAATACATCTTACATTTCTTCTGTAGAAGAAGGTTCAACAGACAAATCTCACATTTCCTCAACAAAAGATGGTGCAACAGAGGTATCTGACAATCCTGAAGAAAACTCGACATACAAAGCCTGGATTACTAAAGAAACCCTAAAATCAAAATCTCACAATACTTCCTCTAACGAAGAAAGTTCAAAACAAAGTCCTCCAAACACATCTCACATTTCTTCTACAAAAGATGGTCCAGCAGGCAAATCTGACAATTCTGAAGAAAGCTCAATATACAAAGCCTGGATTACTCAAGAAACTCTAAAATCTAAATCTCACAATACTTCCACTAATGAAGACGGTTCAAAGCCATGTCCACCAAACACATCTCACATTTCTTCTTTAAAAGAAGGTTCAACAGACAAATCTCACATTACCTCAACAAAAGACGGTCCAGCAGACAATTATCTCAGTCCTGAAGAAAACTCAACATACAAAGCCTGGATTACTAAAGAAACCATAAAATCTAAATCTCACAATACTTCCACTGACAAAGAAGATTCTAAACCAAATCCAACAAACACATCTCACATTACCCCAGCAAAAGATGTTCCAACAGAGAAATCTGACAATCCCGAAGAAAGCTCAACATACAAAGCCTGGATTACTAATGAAACCCTAAAATCCAAATCTCACAATACTTCCACTAATGAAGAAGGTTCAAAACAAAGTCCGCCCAACACATCTCACACTTCATCTATAGAAGAAGGTTCAACAGACAAATCTGACATTAATTCTACAAAAGATGGTCCAGCAGACAAATCTGACAATTCTGAAGAAAGCTCAATATACAAAGCCTGGATTGCTCAAGAAACTCTAAAATCTAAATCTCACAATACTTCCACTAATGAAGAAGGTTCAAAGCCATGTCCACCAAACACATCTTACATTTCTTCCGTAAAAGAAGGTTCAACAGACAAATCTCAAATTTCCTCAACAAAAGATGGCCCAGCAGACAAATATCTCAGTCCTGAAGAAAACTCAACATACAAAGCCTGGATTACTAATGAAACCCTAAAATCAAAATCTCACAGTACTTCCACCAACAAAGAAGATTCAAAACAAAGTCCTCCAAACAAATCTCACGTTTCTTCTAACAAAGATCAAACAGAGAAATCTAGGACTGCAAAGCAAAGTTCAACAGACAAATCTCATATGACCTCAACAGACAAATCTCAAACTGAAGAAAGCTCAGCCTACAAAGCCTGGATTACGAAAGAAACCCTAAAATCAAAATCTCACAGTATTTCCACAAAGAAAGAAGGTTCAGCAGACAAATCCTCTGTGACTCACAGCATCTCCGGCACAGTCACATCCACATCTTCTCCCCATCCTGCATCAGAGCATTCATCCAGAGCCAAGGATGTGAAAGAAAGTTCAACAGACAAATCTCAGAGTACAGAGAAAAAGTCACCCGACAAGCCTCGGATCAGTTCCACTGCTGAAGAAAAATCTCATACTCCTAAAGAGAGCTCAACAGACAAAATCCAAGCTACTAAAGAAGGTTCAACAGATATATCTCACATTAATTCCACTACTAGCAAAAGGTCAACAGATGCAGCTCACCCTACTTCGACTCCGAAAGAAAGTCCAGCAAACAAGCCTCTCATTAGTTCCACTGCCGATGAAGGTGCAACAGACAAGCCTCAGATTACTTCCACTAGTCAAGAAAGTCCAGCAGACAGGTCTCATTCCACCCACAGTGTCTCTGGCAGCAACACATCCTCATCTTCTACACAAACTACACAAGGGCTTCCATTCACTGCCAAGGAAATGTCAGAGAAGTCTGGCATTACTTCCACAAAGGAAGGTCAAACAGATGAAGCTCAAATGGTTGAAGAAAGTTCCTCAGTCAAAAGCCCCACTGCTGCTGAAGAGTTAGCAGACGCCTCCCACAATGCTTCCACTGCAAAACACCATTCGACGGCTGTATCTCAGACTGCTAGAGAAAGTCCAACAGAGAAATCTCAGATTACCTCAGCCACTAATAAAGGTTCAACAGATGCGTCTCACATTACTTCCACCACTGAAGAAGCTTCAACAGATGAATCTCAGGATGTTAAAGGAGTTAGAACAGACGAATCTCCCATACCTTCTGCTGCTGAAGAAGGATTGTCAGGCACATACATTACCTCCAGCCCTGTAGGAAGTTCAACAGACAATTCTCCCAATACCTCAAACATGAAAGCAGGTTCAACAGATACATCTCAAGCTACTTCCTCAACTAAAGAACTTCCAACAGACAAATCTGGCATTGCTTCTACAGCTCAAGAAGGTTCAGTAGACATGTCTCAGGTTTCCTCTTCTATCAATGAAGGTTCATCCGATCAGTCCCCTACCGATCCTGCCATCTCAagctctttctcttctttgtctCCTTCTCGGCCTGCATCAGGTCTCTCTTCTACTGCTAAGGAAAGACTGACGGACAAACCCAACACAATCCAAGGCGTCTCCAGCGTTTTTACCTCTTCGTCTCCATCCAGACTAACGTCGAGTCTCTCCACAGTCACTACCACGTCTGGCGGCACCAGGCCGACTCCTGCTCCTCGTACCTCCACTATCGCAGAAAAGACGCATCAGTCCAAACTCAAGTTCTTCGAATCTGACAACTCCGCCAAAGACGAAGAGAAGAAGACCACGACCAGCAGCTTGGACATAAATGTTGGTCGGGGTGGTAAGAAAGAAGAGGCCAAAGCTGGTCAGGCTGTCACTGTGGTTGTAAATGTTGGTGGTATCGGAGGTAAAGTGACGAATGAGAGCTCTGACAAGCCACAACATCAAGCTAAAGCGTCTGGAGCGGGGGAGAAGGTTGCTGCCAAACAGGACGGCAATCAGGCGAACAAGACAaaatcttcagcagcagctttcatctCCCAGAAACTGGCCGAGGAGAGCGCCAACAACAGCAAGCCGTCGTTCACAACTGTGGCTCTGAAGAACACTGACAA ACCTGCATCTCAAACTGAGACACCAAAGAAGCCGACGGAGGGCGTCAGAGGACGGGTGAAGCTAAAAGTCGACCCATCCATTCTGGCCGACCTGCATCCCCCGGGCGACCCCTCGAGAACTTCCCCGAGCCCCTCCGGCCGAGGCGAACCGAGAGCCAGGAccccagagagaggaggaacaaAGTGTGCAG AAAAGGCGTCGCCTGCCGACTGGAGGTCGATGCTCAAACCCGTCTCCAAAGAAACCAA ACCTGCCGATGCTCCACAGTCGTCTCCTCAGCCTCCGCCTCGCGGGGCTGGAAGGAGCTCGCTCGTCGGGCCGTCGGCCTCCTCTCAGCTCCCCGGTCCGAGCATCTCTGTCACGCCACCGCAGCCCAACA GTTTTCAGAATGGCCAGAAAGACAAAACTGCAAATGGCACCAAGACGGAGTCGAAGGTTTCTAAG ATGAAGCCGGACTTCATCCCCAAAGACGAGatcctgaaggagctgcagcagatcgAGGACAATCTGAACGAGCTGGAGAAGAGAGGAGTGGACCTGGAGATGAAGCTGCGCAGCAGCGAGGGCG agggTGACGATGACTCTCTCACGGATGAGCTCATGGTCGAGTGGTTCAACTTGATCAGGAACAAGCAGGTGGCCATGCGCCGGGAGTCTGAGCTGGTCTACAT